A single window of Hyphomicrobiales bacterium DNA harbors:
- a CDS encoding Propionate catabolism operon transcriptional regulator of GntR family (predicted), with product MNDTVGRTILEGTEGDEQTLSDRAFRQISDAIVRGEIKPGAKLSEPDLSRRLGVSRGPLREAIRRLEERRLVTRSPRLGARVVTITQEMMSETFAIREVLEGLAAREAAGRITDAQVDELYTMLQAHETQLNLGSRGYVQNGADEDFHFAIVRYSGSSSLFHLLCDEYYQLIRLYRFQHAIVSGRAQRAFIEHQRIAAAIADRDADLAEMLMRRHIQASRANMEKALRAREEQEAASVSTRRRRKS from the coding sequence ATGAACGACACCGTGGGCAGAACCATTCTGGAAGGCACCGAAGGCGATGAGCAAACATTGTCCGATCGCGCCTTCCGCCAGATCAGTGACGCGATCGTGCGGGGGGAGATCAAACCTGGCGCGAAGCTGAGCGAGCCGGATCTTTCACGCCGTCTCGGCGTCAGTCGCGGGCCGCTCCGCGAGGCAATCAGGCGGCTGGAAGAGCGACGCCTCGTCACCCGCTCGCCGCGCCTCGGCGCGCGCGTGGTGACTATAACCCAAGAAATGATGAGTGAGACTTTCGCCATCCGCGAGGTCCTTGAGGGCTTGGCGGCACGCGAGGCAGCCGGACGGATCACCGATGCCCAAGTCGACGAACTCTACACAATGCTGCAAGCGCATGAAACACAGCTCAATCTAGGTTCAAGGGGCTATGTTCAGAATGGCGCTGACGAGGACTTTCATTTCGCAATCGTGCGCTATAGTGGGAGTTCGAGCCTCTTTCATCTCTTGTGCGACGAATACTACCAGTTGATCCGCCTTTATCGCTTTCAGCACGCCATCGTCAGCGGCCGAGCACAGCGCGCCTTCATCGAACACCAGCGTATCGCCGCCGCGATTGCTGATCGTGACGCGGATCTGGCGGAAATGTTGATGCGCAGGCATATCCAAGCCTCACGCGCCAACATGGAGAAGGCGCTGCGGGCCCGTGAGGAACAAGAGGCGGCGAGCGTGTCGACACGTCGACGTCGCAAGAGCTGA
- a CDS encoding 2-methylcitrate dehydratase has protein sequence MKSHKVRVFRSAETPVRQNLLAWKLAEVALDDAPLDRDVVDMIVNRVIDNTGVAIAGIARRPVANARAQAVCHPHAGGATVYGLPRDQRVSAEWAAWANCTAVRELDFHDTFLAEDMNHPGDMIPAVLAVGQQIGATGADLIRGLAASYEICGDLTKGICLHKHRIDHLTHIGAGMVAGIGAMMRLPTEVLYQAINHIVHASVTTRQSRKGEISTWKANAPGHTGKLAVEAIDRAMRGETAPAPIYEGDDSIIAWLLKGPDAEYDVPLPEKGEPKRAILETYTKAYSAEIQAQALIDLAFRMRQRIPDLGAVRSIVIHTSHHTHRIIGNGSEDPQKYNPEASRETLDHSAMYIFSVALEDGVWDHITSYTPERAGRPDTVALWRKISTVEDAEWTALYHHADPAKRAFGGRAVITLVDGTVIEDALNVADAHPSGARPFGREDYVAKFRALAALMATETEIDRFLSQALSLPDLPAGKLVELTLEIEASRREPPGLKRGLFEMSSL, from the coding sequence ATGAAGTCGCATAAAGTTCGAGTATTTAGGAGCGCGGAGACGCCGGTTAGGCAGAATCTCTTGGCCTGGAAGCTCGCCGAGGTTGCGCTCGACGATGCGCCGCTCGATCGCGATGTTGTCGACATGATCGTCAATCGTGTCATTGACAACACGGGCGTAGCGATTGCCGGAATAGCGCGCCGCCCCGTTGCCAATGCACGCGCGCAGGCGGTGTGTCATCCCCACGCCGGCGGCGCGACCGTCTACGGCCTCCCGCGAGACCAGCGCGTCTCGGCGGAATGGGCCGCATGGGCCAATTGCACCGCTGTTCGGGAACTCGACTTTCACGACACGTTCCTCGCCGAGGATATGAACCATCCGGGAGACATGATTCCCGCCGTGTTGGCTGTCGGGCAGCAGATCGGCGCGACGGGTGCGGATCTCATCCGCGGATTGGCGGCGTCCTATGAGATATGCGGAGATCTGACCAAGGGCATCTGCCTGCACAAGCACCGGATCGACCATCTGACTCATATCGGAGCGGGCATGGTTGCTGGTATCGGCGCCATGATGCGCCTGCCGACCGAGGTCCTCTACCAAGCTATCAACCACATCGTCCATGCGAGCGTTACGACGCGGCAGTCCCGCAAGGGCGAGATTTCCACCTGGAAGGCCAATGCACCCGGCCACACGGGAAAGCTCGCCGTGGAGGCGATCGACCGGGCCATGCGCGGTGAAACCGCTCCAGCGCCGATCTATGAGGGCGATGACAGTATCATCGCCTGGCTTTTGAAGGGGCCGGATGCTGAGTACGATGTGCCGCTGCCCGAAAAGGGCGAGCCGAAGCGGGCTATTCTTGAGACATACACCAAGGCCTATTCAGCTGAGATCCAGGCCCAGGCGCTGATCGACCTCGCGTTTCGTATGCGCCAGCGCATTCCGGATCTTGGCGCCGTACGCTCCATCGTCATTCACACGAGCCATCATACCCATCGCATCATCGGCAATGGTTCGGAGGATCCCCAGAAGTACAATCCGGAAGCAAGCCGCGAAACACTCGACCACAGCGCCATGTATATCTTCTCCGTGGCCCTTGAGGATGGCGTGTGGGATCACATCACGAGCTACACGCCAGAACGCGCCGGACGTCCCGATACGGTCGCACTCTGGCGGAAGATCAGCACGGTCGAGGATGCGGAGTGGACCGCGCTTTATCACCACGCTGACCCGGCGAAAAGAGCTTTCGGCGGTCGCGCTGTCATCACGCTTGTCGATGGGACGGTGATCGAGGATGCGCTCAATGTCGCGGATGCGCATCCATCGGGCGCCCGGCCATTCGGGCGCGAGGACTATGTCGCGAAATTCCGGGCGCTCGCTGCGCTGATGGCGACGGAGACCGAGATCGATCGCTTCCTGTCACAGGCCTTGAGCTTGCCGGACCTGCCCGCTGGCAAGCTCGTCGAACTGACTCTCGAGATCGAGGCATCGCGTCGCGAACCCCCGGGATTGAAGCGCGGCCTGTTCGAGATGTCCTCGCTTTGA
- a CDS encoding putative 3-methylitaconate isomerase (Evidence 3 : Putative function from multiple computational evidences), translating to MAAPISLPVAFMRGGTSKALVFHARDLPPLHSDGQRAAWSDVFLRALGSPDPNGRQLNGMGGGLSSLSKVAVVGPATRADADVDYTFAQVGIGDTAVGYRGNCGNISAAIGPFAVDEGLIAPHKGRATVRIHNTNTGKIIVADFEVLDGRAAIEGDFAIQGVSGTGAPIRLAFQQPGGAATGRLFPTGEAVDRLDISGYPRLPVTLLDVSNPVVFVAATELGLRGDEAPADLAANASLIQTFEDIRSAAAVAMGLVPSEVEARTKLKNLPLVALLSRPSDESCDIVTRMVSTGQPHKATPLTGAMCLAAAVKLPGTIAHQLARISEPGADVRIAHASGILPVSATVRKQDNTFEVTEAVVYRTARRLMDGRVYLAPSH from the coding sequence ATGGCCGCTCCCATTTCCCTGCCTGTCGCCTTCATGCGCGGTGGTACAAGCAAGGCGCTGGTTTTTCACGCGCGTGATCTGCCGCCGCTTCATTCCGACGGTCAACGCGCGGCCTGGTCGGATGTCTTTCTGAGAGCGCTCGGGAGCCCGGATCCCAACGGCCGGCAGCTCAATGGTATGGGCGGAGGGCTATCGTCGCTCTCGAAGGTGGCTGTCGTTGGCCCCGCGACCCGCGCTGATGCTGATGTCGACTACACATTCGCGCAGGTTGGCATAGGGGATACGGCGGTCGGTTATCGCGGCAACTGCGGCAATATTTCCGCTGCAATCGGCCCGTTTGCTGTCGATGAAGGCTTGATCGCTCCACACAAGGGAAGGGCGACGGTTCGCATCCACAACACCAATACAGGAAAGATCATCGTTGCAGACTTCGAGGTTCTAGACGGTCGCGCGGCGATCGAGGGGGACTTCGCGATACAGGGCGTGTCAGGTACCGGCGCACCTATCAGGCTTGCCTTTCAACAGCCGGGCGGCGCCGCAACGGGCAGGCTCTTTCCGACAGGCGAGGCTGTCGATCGGCTCGACATTTCCGGGTATCCTCGTTTGCCGGTAACACTGCTCGACGTCTCGAACCCCGTGGTTTTCGTTGCGGCGACCGAACTGGGGCTGAGGGGAGATGAGGCCCCCGCGGATCTAGCCGCGAACGCCTCTCTAATCCAGACATTCGAGGATATTCGCAGCGCCGCGGCCGTTGCCATGGGGCTGGTCCCGTCAGAGGTCGAAGCACGGACCAAGTTGAAAAATCTTCCGCTTGTCGCGCTGCTGTCCAGACCTTCCGATGAGTCATGCGATATCGTGACCCGCATGGTCTCGACGGGCCAGCCGCACAAGGCGACACCGCTGACAGGTGCGATGTGCCTTGCTGCCGCGGTCAAGCTTCCCGGCACGATCGCGCATCAACTGGCGCGGATATCAGAGCCGGGCGCTGATGTACGGATCGCCCACGCGTCCGGGATATTGCCGGTATCAGCCACTGTGAGAAAGCAGGACAACACCTTCGAAGTTACCGAGGCTGTCGTCTATCGTACCGCACGGCGTCTTATGGATGGGCGCGTTTATCTCGCGCCCTCACACTGA